A single window of Mugil cephalus isolate CIBA_MC_2020 chromosome 1, CIBA_Mcephalus_1.1, whole genome shotgun sequence DNA harbors:
- the phf8 gene encoding histone lysine demethylase PHF8, translating to MASVPVYCLCRLPYDVTRFMIECDICQDWFHGSCVGVEEDKAAEIDLYHCPNCQVTHGPPVMRKRRGGNKQTDGGAAGGRDPSRPVKTGSPQFVRELRSRTFPNADEVLLKPSGAQLTVEFLEEHSFSVPVMVLRRDGLGMTLPPSSFSVSDVEHYIGADKEIDVIDVSRQCDLKMRLGDFVQYYNSPNRDRVLNVISLEFSETRLSNLVETPKIVRKLSWVENLWPEESVFERPNVQKYCLMGVKDSYTDFHIDFGGTSVWYHVLRGEKIFYLISPTAANLALFERWSSSSNQNEMFFGDQVDMCYKCSVKQGNTLFIPTGWIHAVLTPVDCLAFGGNFLHSLNIDMQLRAYEIEKRLSTADLFRFPNFETVCWYVGKHLLDTFRGLRENRRHPATYLVHGAKALNNAFRTWTRKEALAEHEVEIPETINTQTLVKDLAKEIRLVEDIFQQNIGRTGQQFPGSPLSKAPLTSSQNSGRPPGKKKGPKPKEVLGGLGPPGNKKKSQKGLLKAEAGELDLIEIHTKHTLKKFQPGKSKHKNKLELPLEEFEGKLNKSKLKLVLTNGKIQGKKDGSSNGAGSAGKYKHLAMEGSSLSDLESEDELQIDETPPPRRKPAGPGKKKKLSGLPRKLPRAKPCSDPNRIREPGEVDFDIEEDYTTDEEALAAHGVKCGAGGILDLLKASKQVAGLDSAALSEEAPASPSTRDAIQGMLSMANPPSSSSSSSSSSPLSISGGLTEGMGVVKEKGGRAVWVTGGVKKTANPEKKPVIQRPGKRPIKRPARHLSDEDSPDEQETLGTCFKDSDYVYPSLESDEEDHANKTKMKRKKNWDDTPWSPKARVMPTLPKQERPAREGARVASVETGLAAAAAKLAQQEQQKPAKRKYTKKQRPPAPVVTPPPVQTEPAPPSPTPAPESAADDSPDRRMDYYSASLLDHEYTAGPGPFGPGGPRGGGAMAPGVFLTSRRPSLSPQNSSSHSGASPAALASQGMTGVGQGKRPKKGLATAKQRLGKILKIHRNGKLLL from the exons ATGGCATCAGTGCCGGTGTACTGCTTGTGTCGCCTGCCTTATGATGTCACACGCTTCATGATCGAGTGTGATATTTGTCAAGACTGGTTTCATGGAAG CTGCGTTGGGGTAGAGGAGGATAAAGCAGCTGAGATCGACCTGTATCACTGCCCTAACTGTCAGGTCACACACGGGCCTCCTGTCA tgCGCAAACGCCGCGGAGGCAACAAGCAGACAGATGGAGGTGCTGCCGGAGGAAGAGATCCAAGTCGGCCTGTTAAGACGGGCAGTCCACAGTTTGTTAGGGAGCTACGGAGCCGCACATTCCCAAA TGCCGATGAAGTCTTGCTAAAGCCGTCGGGGGCCCAGCTGACAGTGGAGTTTCTGGAGGAGCATTCATTCAGTGTTCCTGTCATGGTGCTGAGGCGAGACGGCCTAGGCATGACCCTCCCTCCATCGTCATTCAGCGTCAGTGATGTAGAGCACTATATTG GTGCAGATAAAGAGATTGATGTAATAGATGTGTCTCGCCAGTGTGATCTCAAGATGCGGTTGGGAGATTTTGTCCAGTACTACAACAGTCCCAACAGAGACAGAGTGCTCAACGTCATTAGCCTGGAGTTCTCTGAGACAAG GCTTTCAAACTTGGTGGAGACTCCTAAGATTGTGAGGAAGCTGTCATGGGTGGAAAACCTGTGGCCCGAAGAGTCTGTTTTTGAACGTCCCAATGTGCAGAAGTACTGCCTAATGGGAGTGAAGGATAGCTACACAGACTTCCACATCGATTTTGGAGGCACCTCAGTATGGTACCATGTCCTGAGG gGTGAGAAAATCTTCTACCTAATTTCCCCCACCGCAGCCAACCTGGCGCTATTTGAGCGGTGGAGCTCCTCATCTAACCAGAATGAGATGTTCTTTGGAGACCAGGTTGATATGTGTTATAAGTGCTCAGTCAAGCAAGGAAACACCTTATTCATTCCAACCG gttgGATTCATGCTGTGCTGACTCCAGTGGATTGCTTGGCATTTGGTGGAAACTTCTTGCATAGTCTCAACATTGACATGCAGCTGCG GGCGTATGAAATAGAGAAGAGATTAAGCACAGCAGACTTGTTCAGATTTCCCAACTTTGAGACTGTGTGCTGGTATGTTGGAAAACACCTTCTAGATACCTTCAGAG GTTTGAGAGAAAATCGCAGACACCCTGCCACTTATCTGGTTCACGGAGCTAAGGCGCTAAACAACGCCTTCCGTACATGGACCCGTAAAGAG GCTTTAGCGGAGCATGAAGTGGAGATTCCAGAAACCATCAATACTCAGACACTAGTGAAGGACCTGGCCAAAGAGATTCGTCTGGTTGAG GACATCTTTCAGCAAAACATTGGCCGTACTGGGCAGCAGTTTCCTGGTTCGCCCCTCTCCAAAGCACCCCTGACCAGTTCTCAGAATTCAGGACGTCCgcctggaaaaaagaaagggccTAAGCCCAAGGAAGTGTTGGGTGGTCTTGGGCCCCcgggaaacaaaaagaagagtCAGAAGGGGCTGCTTAAGGCAGAAGCAGGAGAACTTGACCTCATTGAGATCCACACCAAACATACACTCAAGAAATTTCAACCTGGCAAGTCCAAGCACAAGAACAAG TTGGAGTTGCCCTTAGAGGAGTTTGAAGGGaagctaaataaaagcaaactgAAACTTGTGCTGACCAATGGAAAAATTCAAGG TAAGAAAGATGGCAGCAGCAATGGTGCTGGAAGTGCTGGAAAGTACAAACATCTCGCCATGGAGGGGTCCAGTCTGTCTGATTTGGAGTCTGAGGACGAGTTGCAGATTGACGAGACCCCTCCTCCACGACGCAAGCCTGCTGGACCcggcaagaaaaagaaactaagTG GTCTTCCTAGAAAACTGCCCAGAGCCAAACCCTGTTCTGACCCCAATCGTATCAGGGAGCCGGGAGAAGTGGACTTCGATATTGAG GAGGACTACACCACTGATGAAGAGGCTCTCGCTGCTCATGGAGTGAAGTGTGGTGCAGGAGGCATTCTGGATTTATTGAAAGCCAGCAAGCAAGTGGCAGGCTTGGACTCTGCAGCACTCAG cGAGGAAGCCCCAGCCTCTCCCAGCACTCGTGATGCCATCCAGGGTATGCTTTCCATGGCCAATCCCCcgtcctcgtcgtcctcctcctcctcttcatctccctTATCTATATCTGGAGGCCTGACAGAAGGAATGGGGGTTGTCAAGGAGAAGGGCGGCAGAGCTGTGTGGGTGACGGGAGGGGTCAAAAAGACGGCAAACCCAGAGAAGAAACCCGTCATCCAGCGGCCTGGAAAGCGGCCAATTAAACGGCCTGCCCGTCACCTTAGTGACGAGGACAGTCCAGACGAGCAAGAAACTCTGGGAACTTGTTTTAAAGATTCAGACTACG ttTACCCGTCTTTGGAGTCTGACGAGGAGGATCATGCCAACAAGACTAAGATGAAGCGGAAGAAAAATTGGGACGACACACCTTGGAGTCCTAAAG CCCGGGTGATGCCTACACTTCCCAAACAGGAACGACCAGCCAGGGAAGGGGCTAGAGTTGCCTCTGTAGAAACTGGCCTTGCAGCAGCTGCCGCCAAGCTGGCACAACAA GAGCAGCAAAAACCAGCTAAAAGGAAGTACACCAAGAAGCAGCGTCCCCCGGCTCCTGTAGTCACTCCCCCCCCTGTTCAGACTGAGCCAGCCCCACCCTCTCCAACACCTGCTCCAGAGTCCGCAGCAGACGACAGCCCAGACAGGAGGATGGATTATTACTCTGCTAGTCTGTTGGACCACGAATACACAGCAGGACCAGGACCTTTTGGCCCTGGAGGCCCTAGGGGCGGCGGAGCCATGGCTCCCGGTGTGTTCCTCACCTCACGAAGACCTTCTCTGTCGCCGCAAAACAGCAGTTCACACTCTGGTGCATCCCCCGCAGCTTTAGCCAGCCAAGGCATGACAGGAGTTGGTCAAG ggAAACGGCCAAAGAAAGGACTTGCAACTGCAAAACAGAGACTTGGAAAAATTCTGAAAATTCACCGCAACGGCAAGCTTCTCTTGTGA